The proteins below are encoded in one region of Scyliorhinus torazame isolate Kashiwa2021f chromosome 8, sScyTor2.1, whole genome shotgun sequence:
- the LOC140428167 gene encoding conserved oligomeric Golgi complex subunit 3-like — protein MGHQGGPKYSLAQQPWAQPAKINDVVTATYKTIKVQLPMTLRSLTLYLSNKDTEFILFKPVRSNIQQTFQKLHGVLQEDFSGEDLQIIACPSMDQINLLLSASN, from the exons ATGGGTCATCAGGGAGGACCAAAATATAGTCTAGCACAGCAGCCGTGGGCACAACCAG CAAAAATCAATGATGTTGTGACAGCCACATACAAAACAATCAAAGTTCAACTGCCCATGACcttgagaagtctgaccttgtactTATCCAACAAGGATACAGAATTCATCCTGTTTAAACCTGTGCGG AGTAACATCCAACAGACATTCCAGAAGCTGCATGGAGTATTACAGGAAGATTTCAGTGGCGAGGACCTGCAGATTATAGCATGCCCCTCTATGGACCAG ATAAACCTGTTATTGTCTGCTTCCAATTAG